The nucleotide window GCGCTCGCCCCCAGCGCCCCGGAGGCGGTGCGCGTGGCCGCCACCGCCGTGCGCCTCCACGCCCTGGCCGGGACCCTGGCCGCCGACCGGCAGGGTGTGGGCACCCCCATCGTCGCCATGGATATCGCCGAGGCCGTCCCGCGGGCCTGGGCGGCCCTGCTGGTCGAGTCCTGAGCCGCCCAGCGGCGGTGGCGGATAGGGCCGGCATGGCGGGGGGCGGTCCGGCCATCCCGGGCCGTTATTGGGCATGCGGGCTCAAGGAGTGCAACAATCGCACTGTGAGTACGCGGCTGGAGGCGATGTTGCAGGGTGCTGCGGGCACTGGTCCCGCCACGGGCCACCCCGCGGGTGGGCCCGCGGTCCCGGACGCCGGCCCTGATCCCTGCGGGGCGGCGGCCACCGCGCGCGCCGTGGTGGACCTGGAGGCGATCGCCCACAACGCCCGGGTCCTGGCCGCCCGCGCCGCCACCCCCTGGATGGCCGTGGTCAAGGCCGATGCCTACGGGCACGGCCTGGGTCCCGTGGCCACCACCTGCCTGGACGCCGGTGCCACCTGGCTGGGGGTGGCCCAGCTCGCCGAGGCGCTGCACCTGCGCTCCCTGCTGGACCGGGCCGGCATCGCCCGCCCCGCCCCCGGCCCCGAGGCGCTGCCCACCCCTCAGGCCCCCCGCCTGCTGACCTGGATCACCCCCGTGCTCAGCGCCCGCCATGCCGCCGCCCCGGGCGCGGCCCTGCGCCTGGCCCTGGAGGCCGACCTGGACCTCTCGGTCAACTCGGTGGCCCAGCTCGAGGCGATCAGTGCGGCCGCCCGCGCCCAGGGCGCCACCGCCCGCATCCACTTCAAGGTCGATACCGGCATGTCCCGGGCCGGGGCCGTGGCCGAGGACCTGCCCGAGTTGGCCGAGGCAGTGGCGCAGGCCCAGGGGGAGGGGGTCGTGGCCATGGTGGGCCTGTGGTCCCACCTCTCGCGCGCCGACGAGCCCGAGTCCGGCTCCACCGAGGAGCACCTGACCAGATTCCGGGCGGCCGAGGAGGTGGTGCGCCAGGCGGGGCTGCGCCCGCGCATCCGCCACCTGGCGGCCACCGGGGGGCTCCTGTGGCACCCCGAGGCTCGCCTGGACCTGGTGCGCGCCGGCATCGGCCTGTACGGCCTGAGCCCCGAGCCCGCCCTGGCCTCCAGCGCGCAGCTGGGCCTGCGC belongs to Actinomyces capricornis and includes:
- the alr gene encoding alanine racemase, translating into MLQGAAGTGPATGHPAGGPAVPDAGPDPCGAAATARAVVDLEAIAHNARVLAARAATPWMAVVKADAYGHGLGPVATTCLDAGATWLGVAQLAEALHLRSLLDRAGIARPAPGPEALPTPQAPRLLTWITPVLSARHAAAPGAALRLALEADLDLSVNSVAQLEAISAAARAQGATARIHFKVDTGMSRAGAVAEDLPELAEAVAQAQGEGVVAMVGLWSHLSRADEPESGSTEEHLTRFRAAEEVVRQAGLRPRIRHLAATGGLLWHPEARLDLVRAGIGLYGLSPEPALASSAQLGLRPAMRLEAALLQVKRIEAGQAVSYGGTWSAPTPRWVGLVPLGYSDGIPRAASSCGPVAVGALRTTIVGRVCMDQVVIDLGPATDDHGAPLPAPAQPGDLAVLWGDPAGDRDDVADRPGGQVGGGATSAVGSDRGDEGGSASGGPRRAPVPSADDWALACGTINYEIVTRLGPRVPRCYAL